TCCATCTCTGGAGAAGGCATCTTTAGACCTGGGGTTGGGGTGAGGCTTCGGGTCCAGTGGCCCACGTGTCACCCCAGTGCCCACTTGCTCCCTCGGGGACAGGTGCTATGAACGTGCCAAGCTGCCTGTGTGCTTGGGTGGTCAACCCTCCCCACAGGGCATCTCCAGAAGAGGCGTTAGTACTGCTGTTCTCAGAAAGTTAGAAAAGCATTGTTTACAAAGAATGTTCCCAACAGGCACCAGGGAAATGCCCCATCCCAGTGAGAGCTTCCTCGCCAGGGTCAGAGTCCAAGGAGAAAAGGCTCATTGTGCCCTGTAAGGAAGGGTCCACATTCTGGACACCCACAAATCTAAGAGGTCACCCACTTGGAGAGGCCTGGCCCTGCTGTCACAGTTCTGTCCTGGGCCAGGGTCTGCTGTGGGCAGGGTATGAGCTGGCCTGCCCCTGCGTGCAGCAGGACATAAGCAAAGGGCACTCTGGTCTCTGTCCAGCTTCTGGCTGGAGTAGAAGTCCGGCAGGCCCTTCTAGGGGAATGAAGCTACGCTGGGTCTGGACGGCTgggtccagctcctggttttcagTTCCTGGTGGTGAGTTCTGAGGGATGAGAAGGAAGCCTGTGGGAGGAGGAGACTTCAGTTCCCAGTGGTGACTCAGGGACATGGGGCACAGGCCCAACCCTGGGCTCCTTCTGGGTACAACTGCTTGtcctgctgctggtggcagcggTGCAGGGTGCCGGTCTCAGGAAAGGCCCCAGGGCTCTTTGTGGACGGAGCTTCAGAGATGACGCTCGCTCGGATGGAGGATTCCCCTGTTACCACACCAGTGCCATCACCCACgtggctggcacctgctgcagcctcagTGAGTACCCAGGTGCTCAGGGCTCCCAGTTCTTGTCTTGGCAGCTGCAGACTTGGTGTGCTGGGCCTCTGACCTCCACCACACTCACCTGTTACAACCTCTGCACCGCATGTAGGTCGTAGTCGCTGTCGGAGGAGTTGTCGGGCTGGGCGGAGGAGCGATGCAGCGCCCCCTCCAGGGCTGGGAAAAGACAGGGGGCAGTTTGCAGAGGGCTCAGGGGCTACACAGAGCCCCTGAAAGCCAAAGGCCGATGCCCACGTGGGTGGAAAGCTCACAGGCTCTCTGAGCTGATGCCAGCCCCTATGTTTGTTTTGATCAGATCAGTCAAGCACTCACTAACGAGGCTGAACTCCAGGCCCCTGGGGCGCATTTGTTAGCACCAGCGAGGGAACCTGAGGGCCAGGGCTCCTGCAGGCCATTTAATGGCTCTCTTCCACCTCCCAGAATTCCAAGGGGCCTCATTTACCATCAACCCCTTCAAGGCCCTGCAGGAAACAGGCCCATTAGGTCCCAGCGAGGCTGGGGTTAACAGTGCCCACCCGCCCTTCCAAGTGCTTTCTGCTCTGTAGATGAATAGCTCACATCCTCCCAGGAGCCATCCTGGCCTGTCAAGTGGGCCGTTTGATCCCTTGccccctgcagcctcccagctcGCTCTGGGCAGTCACGTGAGCCTCATTCAAGGACACCATGTGACCAGTCTGGgcaggacaggcccagctctgcccactgcttACCTGGATAAGCAGACAAACAGGAGTTCCTGGGGGGCTGGCTGTACTCATTGTCCACATGGGAGGAAGCCGCAGGGTTTCCCACCTGGGAGCGGACGGTGGCCGTGTGGTTGCGGTGGAAGGACACTGAGCAGGTGGGGAGACACTGCTGTCAGTGGGGCTGCTCCTTCCTCCCGCTCTTTCCCAAAGGGTGTCTTGAGGATGTCATGGGGAAGGGGGTGAGGGCACCCACAGTCTCTTCAGTGCACCCTTCTCCCTTTGCTCTCTTCCTGGGGAGGTTCATGATTTTGATTGGTGGGTTGGGGCCGTCATTCGGTCCGTCAGTCCTCAAACATTCGTCCACCAGGAAATTGAACACAGTGACTGAGCATACACTCCCCGGACTCTGGGGACCGAGGGCCTTTGCATTGCCAAAAAGGTAATTCGTGAAGGCTTTGGCCGTGGGCTTGGGAAGGAGAAGAATGAATGGGGAGTCTTTGCTTCTATTTGTAGGGGTGATGCTCGCCCTGGCTGAAAGGAGAAGGGGTGGAGACCAGGGGAGGGGAACAGGCTGGCTCTGCTAATTTATTCCACAGTATGAGCAGCCTAGGCAACCCTTCTCAAGGCATGCCTGCCTCGGAGATACCCACGAGGTTCCAGAAAGGCCTGATGGAACACAGAGCATGTGGAGCTTTTCTCAGCTCATGGATCCCCGGATTCCATCATGCAGTCCCCTTTTGGGAGTAACTGATGGTGGCCACTGTGTTGGGGAGGCTGCACAAGGAAGTGACTGTCCCTGGGATCTCACAACGGGGACCCACGGTCTCTGAGGCTCCAGAGGCAAAACCCACTCAGCTCTCTGTCCTGTGCCTCAGCCTGCCCAGTGCAGAGACATCTGCTGGCCGCAGTCAGCCCCCTGAGGAGCGAGGCTGGGACCAGAGGCAGCCTCCAAGGCTTGCTTCTGGGACACTCACTGTTCTGGTTCATTTCCGTGGGGCCAATCCACTGGCGCTGCTTCTTCTGGCGGACTGAGCAACAAATAGAAAAGCAGGTCAGGATGGGAGCGGGGGAGACCCCAGGGCtaggagggagggcagggctggcaggtgctgctgaaGGCAGACCCCCTAGGGTCCAGCTCTGTGAAGTGTCAGGGGTGGGGAACCTCGGGAGGGGGACTGGAGCCACCCAGTATGCAGGGACCCCCCCTACCACGGGCCAGCAATGAACTGACTGGTCTCCTGAGTTCTACAAGGCCAGGACACGACCCAGTGTGGTCACAAGGGATGTGAGTGTCCCCGTGGTCCATTgggaagctgggactcagagaTGGGAAGAGTGGCTCAGTCAGCATCCAGCATCGCTGGTGGGGGCTCAGCGGTGGCCCCAGGCCAGTGTTACCTGGCTCTGTCTGCCCCTCTCTGGTGGATGCGGGCCAATTAGAGATAAAGGATTCCCTGGCTTTCTGGTTCTGTTACTGTGGGCAGAAGGGCAGTGGGTAGGAGCGAGGGTTGTGCTGGGTGGTGAGGAAGGAGGTGCCCTAGGCACTGACACCTACATTTTTTCACCAGCTTCCTGTAGGCGTGAGGGCCGCACACCACCAGCAACACTGCCAGGAGCACCAGGGCCAGTACGATGCTTGCCACTGTGCCTGCAGCTGGGCCTGCAGGGTTTGGATCctggcctggggaaggagcagggCGTAGGTCAGTCGGAACATTGGGGGTATGAAAGCTGCTGCTCAGGGACCCTCCGGGCCGCCACTGGCCTCCCACAGTCGCTTCTCTCTCCAGAAGGTCTCCAGCCTGAGTGGAGGGCCGCTATTCCCCTGACCACCCCTCCAGCCATCTCTGGACAtctccaccctcctcccctcGATCCTTGCTCCCGCTGTCGACCATCCACAGTCCACCCCTAGAGGTCACTCGCCTCTATTATCCACCATTTAGCTTTCTTACATTGGATAGTTTCTGGTGATCACCTTTCGATCTTAGACTAACATACAAAGAACCTTGAAAACATTCCCACAGTGCTGGCTGGGGCGGATGTGGTCAGTGGGCACGGGTGCAGCTTTGCATTCAAGATCTCATGTCCCTCATCAGAGTCCCTGAGTTGgtgctccagctctggctcctgacttcagcttcctactaactgcagaccctgggcactggcagtgatggcccaagcaggGGACGCCTGCCATGTACATGGGGCCTCGGGATTGAGCCcttggttcccagctccagcccagcctcagctgtgcaggcatgtggggagggaaccagtagaggagttctctctctctctctctgtttctctgtgtctcaaataaagaatgaagaaaacttATGAAAAGCTCATGTTATGGAAAAACTGCATAGACTTTGAAATTATTTACATCagaataaacttctcttttcattCCCTAATCTCCACAGATTTTTGAAGGACTCTGGTATATCAATAGCCATCCTTCCTTCTAGCCATCCATCCACTTGTATGTACTCCCTACCCTTGGCCTTTTGGCTCCCATCTGGGAAGAGCAGAGAACAGTGAGGCATCCTTGTGCCGTTCCCTAGCTGTGCTCTACCAGAGCCTTTGCCCAGCATCTCTGTACCACTCCTGTTCACAGCCCTGGCCTCCTGCTCACCGCTCCCTGATGAGTCCCCTCTCCACCCTCACCTGGCCCGGGGGGTCTCTGTCTGGCACCTGGGAGCCTGTCCCCTAGCACTTGCCCAATGACCATGTCCCAGAGGAAGAGTCCCAAACTGCCTCACCCGCCCTTGCTGTGGGCAACTCACATGTGACAAACACTCTCTTGCAGTTACTTCTTTTCTCCTGCAGCTCGTGGCACTGGGACAGCCTCTCCCGGTCACAGAAGAAGCCTGAGGCAGTCTTCCTGCCGGTATCCAGCAAGTGGTAGGAGCTGACTCTGCCGCACTGCTGCTCCTGGCACAGCTCCTCCCATCGCACCATACCCTTGGCtggggcactgtggcacagggcTGCCCACTGTGTGCGCTGGCGCACCTCCACGGTACCCTCACATGTGCCGCTGCCCCCGACCAGGCGGCTCTGCACCTTGGGCTGGAAACCTGGGAAGATGCAATGAGAGATGCAGTGAACGCTTGGCCCCAGTCTGcaggccctgcccctgctgcctgggccacttcctttctttctgcctttccttccttctaGCATCCTCTCTGGCATTTCTCCTAACCAACTCTGTCCCTGATGCTTCTTGGCATACGCTGAGTTGTGGTGACACAGGTACATCAAGTAGAGAAGCTGGCAAGGTGGCAGTGCCTGCTGGCAGCCCTCAGCACAGAGCTGGCAGCCCTGTGTCAGGTGGCAGGAAGAGTGTGGGACACCAACCTCATCTGTGTCCCTTTGCTCTTAGAAGCATACTCTGCTTGTCTTGCTGCTCCTTGGGACGTGGGACAGGTTctcaagagagggagagacagggagggagacggGGAAAACTTGGTTGAAGGCCCGGATGGAGGCTCACAGGTGGAACAGAACCCAGGCCCTGTGCCCTGAGGGTTACACTTTCAGCCAGTGGGGCCTGGGAGAGAAATGAAACTTGTTCATTTCTGCTCATCAGGGTGGGGCCCAGAAGCCCTCCGCTGAGGTTGGTTTTGCTCCGTGAGACGGGCTGTGATCTCACTGGCTTTGTCCAGTTTCCATAGCAACGTCGACCTTCAAAGCCCTAGTATATCCTCTCTTTAGAAGAAACTTCAGAGGCTAGACCCCTGGGCATGGTTTTGCAGGTTGTCACACTCAAGAAGGCTCCTAGCTGTCAGGCGAGTGGGGCCAAGGGCCACTGGAGGCTGCTTCTGCCTGGAGTAGGGGGCTGTGCTTTGTGAATCCATACCAGCTGTCCAGCAGTGGCAAGGGTGGGGTGGCCCTGTCTACAGGAAGCCAAGGGACTGGGAGTCTTGGGCAGAGGGCTCACTGCGACCCCACTGGAATGCAGGTTCTGATTCGGTGGGCCTGGGGACTCCAGAATCCGTGTTTCTAACCAGCTCCCAGGCAATGCACCTGCCcacgggggtggggaggagggcacaCTAGGAGCAGCCAAGGCCTAGATAACACTCAGAGTGGTGATGGTTACACAGTGCTCTGTGACCTCGGTTGAGCAGGGCACTTCACCTCCACTTCCGTGTCACAACACTAGGAAAACACCTCCTGAGGGCCCTGTGAGCACTGAAGATGTGCCACGATGTTCCCTGGGAACCGGACGGCTCTCAGAGCACATCCAGGTGACCCCCTAAACCCCACTAAGGGTCTGCTGCCACCTGTCTTCCTGCAGCTCCATCCTTTGATCTTGGGGTCGGCTCTGTCTCCCCTCAGCCACAGCAACCCTCTGGGCTCAGGACCCTGGGAAGGGGGAGCAACTCCATCTTTGCTACTTGCCTGCTGTCCTGTCACTGGGCACCGGCAGCCGCCTCTCCTCCCTGAACTTACTAAACACTCCTCCTGCAAGCCCCATCTCCGCTTCACTCTTCTGTTGTACCTCTGTGGTTCTTTAGGGCGTGGGCAGAGTTGATGGGCAGAGATACCCCAAGACACCCCAGTCATATCCCGGAAAACCCTGCTCAGACCGCACCCCCTCCCAGGGAAGGTGATTGGCCGGCCCTCACTTACCCGAGCAGACAACAGCAAGAGCCCGGTGGCTGTCCCAGGGCTGGATTCTCCGGAAGCACTGCTCCAGGGAGGTACAGTTCGTGTTCTGGATGGCCCACCGGATTGGCAAAGGCCTGAGTCCCCCTGGTTCTCCCGCATCCTGTGCACCCATTGCCTCTGCCTGAATCACTTCCTTCAGGGCACCGCACTGCAGGGTGCTACAGACCAGTGTTCCCAAGTCCTTGGCTTTGTCCTGTGTCTCAGCGCTGATGGTGCCCCCCAGGCTGCCCCTGTAGAACTCCACCACTCCGGCACAGCGCAGGCCCCGGGACCCCGGGACCAGCCGCAGCCTGGGGGGAgctaggagaagagacagaggtcagACTCCATGGTGAGAgtgctgcgggggggggggggcacaggcACTGCACACTGCACACTTTCATTGAGATGCAGATATAACTGCACCCCCTGGGGTGGGGTGTCTTAGGTATTCAATCTGCCCCTAGCACCACCACCCCCAAACACACAGGAGGCCTTTAAAATCTTCTTACCTGTGGGCTGTGGAGTGGTTGTCGGTGGGGGACTTGTGGGCCGAGGGGTCATTTTCTTGGGTTCTGCAATGAGACAGTCcagtgggaagggaggaggaaaggcATTGGTGGTGGGGAGAAGGACCAGGAGCTTGTGGCATAAATGCCACCTGCTGTGTAAGCCCACTTGAGCCACACATGACAATGTTTGGGCCTCCTGAGGGGACAGTGCCACCCCcctttacagatgggaaaagtgGGGCCTAGAGGGGATTTTGACCCTCAGCAATCAGCAGAGTCTGGGCCTGCTTTTTCATCGTGCCAGAGAGGTACCGGTTGCCCCATGACCTTCCCCTTCCTgttctccccgcccccccatTGCATACCTGGTGTGTGTTGCGGGGTGGTGAGTGATCACAACTGAGAGGTGTCCTCCCCATCCGCCTGCCTGCTCAGGCCCTGGGTAGCCAATGCCCAAGCCAAGGGCTTACTCACCTACACAGACCAGACCCAGCGAGCggcatgaactggcccagctgctgctgctgcagttgtcAAAGGACCCCAGGGGTCCGTGGCAGAAGATCTGGTTCTGGACTCtgtggaaggcagggaaggagccagcagccagggcgtCCCCACAGTGCAGCTGCTGACAGATGCTCTGCAGCTGCGAGGGATCCCTCCAGCCATCTGGgcctctgccccagctctggctgcacacCGTGTGCCACGAGCCCCCGACGTGGACCTCCAACAGGCCCTGGCATGGCGATGGGGAGCCAGTGAGGTTCACCGGGATTCCTGCAGGGTCAGAGAGATGGAGGGG
The sequence above is a segment of the Ochotona princeps isolate mOchPri1 chromosome 4, mOchPri1.hap1, whole genome shotgun sequence genome. Coding sequences within it:
- the CD5 gene encoding T-cell surface glycoprotein CD5, which gives rise to MGSQSLLLAAAAVYLLGMLDTYCFGQSSWQNPGIPVNLTGSPSPCQGLLEVHVGGSWHTVCSQSWGRGPDGWRDPSQLQSICQQLHCGDALAAGSFPAFHRVQNQIFCHGPLGSFDNCSSSSWASSCRSLGLVCVEPKKMTPRPTSPPPTTTPQPTAPPRLRLVPGSRGLRCAGVVEFYRGSLGGTISAETQDKAKDLGTLVCSTLQCGALKEVIQAEAMGAQDAGEPGGLRPLPIRWAIQNTNCTSLEQCFRRIQPWDSHRALAVVCSGFQPKVQSRLVGGSGTCEGTVEVRQRTQWAALCHSAPAKGMVRWEELCQEQQCGRVSSYHLLDTGRKTASGFFCDRERLSQCHELQEKRSNCKRVFVTCQDPNPAGPAAGTVASIVLALVLLAVLLVVCGPHAYRKLVKKFRQKKQRQWIGPTEMNQNMSFHRNHTATVRSQVGNPAASSHVDNEYSQPPRNSCLSAYPALEGALHRSSAQPDNSSDSDYDLHAVQRL